GCGCAGACCGCCGGACCCGGCTCGCGTCTCCGGACCGACGGTCAGGCGGGGGCAGGTGACCCTGGCGATCCTGCGGCTGCCCGGGGGCAGCAGTGCGGTGTCCGCGTCGGGGTCCATGGCCGGAAGCCACAGGGTGCGGCCCCCGGTGCGTTCCCGCAGCCGGGCGCTCAGCTCCGCGCGCCGCCACGGCCGCGCGGGCAGCATCCCGTGGTCCGCCGCGTCGGCGCCGGCCCCGAGCAGGCTCCAGCAGTCCACCGGGACCGGGATCCGCGGATGCAGCCGCTGCCGTGCGCGCAGCAGCGGCAGCACCGCCTCCACCTCGTGCTGCGGACCGGTCCACAGGACGATCTCGCCGTCCGCCCTGCGCCGCGCGGGCAGGTCCTCCCAGGAGGCGAGGATCCAGTCCGGGGTGCTGAAGTAGGAGGCCCCGGGGAGGGTCACCAGCAGCTCCCGCCAGCCGTCCTCGAAGGGCGCCAGGGTCTCCGGGGTGCGGTGCACCGAGCGGGCCGCCGGGGCCGCCAGGCGCGCCGAGCCGGTCACCGACGCATCTCCCGCAGCAGCCGGA
This genomic interval from Streptacidiphilus rugosus AM-16 contains the following:
- a CDS encoding GNAT family N-acetyltransferase, which produces MTGSARLAAPAARSVHRTPETLAPFEDGWRELLVTLPGASYFSTPDWILASWEDLPARRRADGEIVLWTGPQHEVEAVLPLLRARQRLHPRIPVPVDCWSLLGAGADAADHGMLPARPWRRAELSARLRERTGGRTLWLPAMDPDADTALLPPGSRRIARVTCPRLTVGPETRAGSGGLRRKERQLARAGVSFRFVPPESMDAATLDAVLLLHARRLAVKGEATAFTPARRDFHLGLQRRAAPGRGPAALLAEREGVPVGALYGFLWERTFAYYNGGWEAEFAPFSLGSVLHAIAVRTVARTGVTRYDFLRGAESYKSARFGAVDRFDEQWLLARGASARLAGAVLRAARRPSRSPCA